A section of the Ovis canadensis isolate MfBH-ARS-UI-01 breed Bighorn chromosome 1, ARS-UI_OviCan_v2, whole genome shotgun sequence genome encodes:
- the LOC138430094 gene encoding serum amyloid P-component, whose amino-acid sequence MNKLMPWVSVLVILPEAFAQTDLRGKVFVFPRESSIDHVTLITKLEKPLKNLTLCLRDYSDLSRAYSLFSYNIYGKDNELLVLKNRIGEYSLYIGKAKVTVRATEEFPSPVHICTSWESSTGIAEFWVNGKPLVKRGLKQGYSVGAYPKIVLGQEQDSYGGGFDKSQSFMGEIGDLYMWNSVLWPEEILLVYQGSSLINPTILDWQALKYETKGYVIVKPMVWG is encoded by the exons ATGAACAAGCTGATGCCTTGGGTCTCTGTCCTCGTCatcctcccagaagcctttgcTCAGACAG ACCTCAGAGGGAAGGTATTTGTGTTCCCTAGAGAATCTTCCATTGACCATGTGACCCTGATCACAAAGCTGGAGAAACCTCTGAAGAACTTGACCTTGTGTCTCCGAGACTATAGTGACCTCTCCCGAGCCTACAGCCTCTTCTCCTACAACATCTATGGCAAGGATAATGAGCTACtcgttttaaaaaacagaattggAGAGTACAGTCTATACATTGGAAAAGCCAAAGTTACTGTTAGAGCTACCGAGGAGTTCCCCAGCCCAGTGCACATCTGTACCAGCTGGGAGTCTTCCACAGGCATCGCTGAATTCTGGGTCAACGGGAAGCCACTGGTGAAAAGGGGCCTGAAACAAGGTTATTCTGTGGGAGCTTACCCCAAGATTGTCCTGGGGCAAGAGCAGGATTCCTATGGAGGAGGGTTTGATAAGAGCCAGTCCTTTATGGGAGAGATTGGGGATTTATACATGTGGAACTCTGTCCTGTGGCCGGAAGAAATCCTACTTGTGTACCAGGGTTCCTCACTCATCAATCCCACCATCCTGGACTGGCAGGCTTTGAAATATGAAACCAAAGGCTATGTTATTGTCAAGCCCATGGTGTGGGGCTGA